The genomic DNA TGCAGATTATTAATCATATCTATGGCGGAAGAATTACCTTCCAGATAATTTTGAACGATATTGCATTCATGTTGAgactcattatattttaaattagttacACAAAAAGTTGTAGAATTCCAATCACAATGTAGCCAGATTTGTCGTTCTAAAGTTAGTACCTTTTTTCCCAaccaacccacagtttgttttaaaacatcaatTTGTGTTTGCAACCGAGTATCTATCATAGTTTGAGAAAGCCATAAATCCCGAGAATCATGATGCCAGGTTTCTACAAAATGTTTAGTTTGTAATGAAGTATGTAACGCAACCCCTGAAATTGCAGCCAATGTAGTAACAGTAattagactcaaaatggttgctACTATTAAACCGAGAAATCTTTTAGTACGttgtaaaattttcttaaaaaattccaATACAAACACATCTACAGGATTTTGAGCCCAATGCCTTTCTAAATTTACAGGGAGCCATATATGAGAGCGTTGCTGCAGTATCATAATGACATAATCTGACCCGACAAACACCGAGGTATTAAGGCAAGAATATAATTGACAGTTTGTACAGCTAATTCCATTATTAAAATCAACTCTTCCTACCAAGAAAAGGTAAGGCAAAGGTACACAGGCTGTAAcattagtttctttaaaagaagcaaaGGTATAATTAGCTGGGGAGTTGGCAGTGCCAACATATTGTCCCTGATACAATCGAATAGGTTTGAGAGCAGCTGCAATCTTCCAAAGGTGTGTTTGAACATGTTCAGGAAATTTTCGATGTGCGATTCGAGGATCTGCAATTCCGCCGTCTCCCCAAGCCATGAGACGATCACTCGGTATTGTTTCTATCAGACTCTTCAGTGCTTGACTCTTCCTCGATGGCATCCTGTAAGATAATAAAGGACTACAATATGTTTTATTCCATTCAGAACAATTTGTAAGAAATTGACCATAAGGCCCCCACATGATGAAATCCTTATAATGCTTTGCAAACTTTCCAACACATTCTTGCCATACAAACGGCTTATATCCGTGTTCCCGATATGTAAAATCAGGACAagtaggaagggagggaaattctACAAAAGTAATGTCTTCCCAAGTCATATTTAGGGACCAGGCTTCAAGCCTTTGTAGTTGGGTCCTAGAAGTAAGAGTATTATTACCAGGCAGAATCCAATTTTGCCAATCCATCTCCAAACAAGGAGAAGGTCCTAAACATATGTATGGGCCATCCCCtttataagagaaattaaaaggagCACCATCATCACGATTAAGAGAAGTGAAGTTTTTCCAAGGTGGAGATAATAGTG from Neomonachus schauinslandi unplaced genomic scaffold, ASM220157v2 HiC_scaffold_5597, whole genome shotgun sequence includes the following:
- the LOC123324002 gene encoding endogenous retrovirus group K member 25 Env polyprotein-like produces the protein MVQLNLSPRRHRHTFAITFPTWGQIKKLSGEGQSLLQRTGKAHSPENLFLAMCALLTVSSSAEVTNVSYWAYIPNPPMMEPTPWGSPDISIYTVPPLLSPPWKNFTSLNRDDGAPFNFSYKGDGPYICLGPSPCLEMDWQNWILPGNNTLTSRTQLQRLEAWSLNMTWEDITFVEFPSLPTCPDFTYREHGYKPFVWQECVGKFAKHYKDFIMWGPYGQFLTNCSEWNKTYCSPLLSYRMPSRKSQALKSLIETIPSDRLMAWGDGGIADPRIAHRKFPEHVQTHLWKIAAALKPIRLYQGQYVGTANSPANYTFASFKETNVTACVPLPYLFLVGRVDFNNGISCTNCQLYSCLNTSVFVGSDYVIMILQQRSHIWLPVNLERHWAQNPVDVFVLEFFKKILQRTKRFLGLIVATILSLITVTTLAAISGVALHTSLQTKHFVETWHHDSRDLWLSQTMIDTRLQTQIDVLKQTVGWLGKKVLTLERQIWLHCDWNSTTFCVTNLKYNESQHECNIVQNYLE